GACGCTGCGGAACTGCTCGAAGCCGTCCGGGCCGGTCCAGTACTTGCCCTGGCGGGTGAGCCAGAGGGTGTAGCCGCCGCCGGCGTCGACGCGCTCGCCGGAGCGGACGGTGCGCCACGCCGCGGAGGGCGCGGCGGAGACGGACGCGGCGGAGACGGACGCGGCGACGGGCGCGGCGACGGGCGCGGAGGTCGTGTCCTGGGCGGGTGCGGCGGTGGCCGGCGCGGCGAGGGCGGCGGCGGCCACCGCAGCCGTCACGGCCGCGCCCGCCGCGAGCAGGTACTTCTTCATGGGATCGCTCCTGGTTCCGGACGGTGTTCCACCCTTCTCAACTCCCCTCGTGCCACCCCTGGATGACAGCACGGCGGAGGATTCTCGGCGGAAGGGGCCTCCGGCGGTGGTTCAGTCGGCCGCGAGGGCGGTCGAGAGCTCGTCCAGGGCCGCCAGGAGCAGCCGGGCCGCCTTCCGCAGCAGCGGGTCGGCGACCTCCGTGTCCCAGGCGGCGACGGTCTCGCGGAGGTCGTCCCAGGCGGGCGCCCTACGTTCGCGGACCGCCTGGGCGCCCCGCTCGGTCGCCTCGCGCAGCGCCTCCGCGAGGCCGGCGGCGGCCGGCACGGGCGGGGCGCCGCGGTCGGGGAGGTGGGCCTCAAGGAGCATGGCGGCCCGTCCGAACTCGGCGATCGCGTGCCCGGCGTCCTCGGCCGCCGCGTGCGACAGCCCCCGGTGCCGCACCGGCTCGTGGCCCGCCCGGCCCAGCGCGTCCTGCCAGGCCACCCGGGCGGCCCGGGCGGCGAGCAGGGCCTCGCGCACATCGGGGCCGGCGGGCCCGGCGGGGTCGGCGTACCGGGCGGCGACGGCCGCCGCGTACCGTCCCGAGGCGGCCAGCCAGTCGGCGAGCCGGCCGCGCAGCCGGGGCGTCTCCCAGGCGGGGTAGAGGGCGTAGCCGAGCATCGCGAGGAGGCCGCCGAGGAGGGTGAGGGTGACCCGGTCCCGTACGGTCTGGGACACCCCGGAGCCCTCCATGCCGAGGAGGAAGACGACGTACGCGGCGACGCAGACCTGGCTGACGGCGTACCCCGTCCGCATCAACAGGTACATGCCGAAGGCGGAGAGGACGGCGAGGCCGGCGGAGAGGTACGTCCCCGGGTGCGCCGTCCGCACGACGGCGGTGGCGAGCGCGACGCCGACCAGCGTGCCGCCGAAGCGGGCCACCGAGCGGGCGTACGTCTGCGAGAAGTCCGGGCGCATCACCATCACGGACGCCATCGGCGCCCAGTACCCGTGCCCGAGCGGCAGCACCAGGCCGAGGAGGTAGCCGGCGGCGGTGACGGCGGAGACCCGGAGCGCGTGCCGCAGGATCGGCGACCCCGGCCGCACCTCGGCCCGCATGGCGGCGAGGGCGAGCGGGGCGAGCCGGAGGAGGGTGGGGCGGGTACGGGTGCCGGCGGCGGGGTCGGGGGCGGCGGGGTCGGGGCCGGCGCGGTCGCGGGCGACGCGGTCGCGGGCGGCGCGGTCGCGGGCGGCGGGGTCGGGGGCGGCGGGGTCGGGGGCGGCGACGTCCGGGGCGGCGGGCTCGGGGGCGGCGAGGTCCGGGGCGGCGGGGTCGGGGGCCGTTCCGCCGTTCGCCGGGCCCGCCTTCGGGCTCGTCTCCGTCCGGGGTTCCACCGTCTCGACGACGTCGCCGAGGAGGGCGGCCAGGCGGAGGGCGGCGCGGTGGGAGCGGTCGTCGAGGATCGTGCCGGTGTCGGGGGTGCGGAGGGCGGCCACGGCGGCCGGCGGCAGCCGCACCGGCTCGCCGTGCCGGATGGCGTGGGCCGCCGCGTCGAGGACCTCCCCGGCCGCGGCCAGCAGTTCGCGGACGCGGTCGCGCTGCGGCCCCTCGGCCGGGGCGCCGACCGCCGGGTCCGCCAGCGAGGCGAGCACCGGCCGGATCCGCTCGGCGAGCCGCCGGGGCCCGTGCAGTTCGGCCGGCCGGCGCCGGGCCTGCCGGGGGGTGACGGCGGCGGCGCTGCGGGCTGTCATGAGCGGCACCGGGTCGAAGGACGCGACCGGGTCGTGGCGCAGCCGGCGGGCGTAGTCGGCCTCGGCGGCGAGCGCGTCGGCGAGGGCGTCGCGCTGCGCGCCCCACGGCCGGACCGGGAGCAGCACGACCAGCGCGGCCTGGACGACCCCGCCCGCGAAGATCATGACGGCGTGGCCCGCGGCGGTCGCGACGGAGGTGGGCAGGGTGACCGTGACCAGCATGATCGCCACGTTGGAGGAGGCGATGAGACCGGCCGTGGGACCGGCCGCCCAGGCGAGCCCGGAGAGGAACGTCCACAGCAGCAGGAGGGCGAGGAAGAGGAGCGTGTGGGCGCCGGTCAGATAGCCCAGGAAGGTGGAGACGGCGAGGCTGCCGCCGGAGGCGAGCGCGAGGGTGGGCCGCGGCCGCCAGGAGCGCTGAAACGTGGCGATGGCGGCCTGGAACGCGCCGAACGCGGAGGAGGCGGCGACGGCGGGCCCGAAGAAGGCCAGCGAGAAGCCGATGACGAGGGCGAGCCCGAGGGCGCCGCGGGCGGCGATGGCGGGGGCCAGCCGCCGCCGCTCGACGGTGAGGCCGGAGCGGGCGGTCTCCCTCAGCGCCCGGAGCCAGCTCATGATCCGAGCGTAGCGACGATCTCCCCGTAACCCGACATTTCACCCCGGGGGTTCGGTGCCGGGGGGGCGATGCGTGCGGGGAGTGATGCGTCCGGGGGCGATGCGTCCGGGGAGCGACGCTCCCCTCCCGGAGAGCGCTGCTTCCGGGGATCGGCGCCGGCTGCGGCGAGGCCCCGTGGTTCAGTCCTGGCGACGGCGGTCCAGGCGGGCGCGGTCCGGGGTGAGGGCGGCGGACTCGGCGGCGGTGGCGCCGTGGTTCCAGCCCTCCTCGTCCCACATCGCGCGGACCCGGGTGGCCCGCGTCTCCGGGAAGAGCTCGTCCGTGCGGGCGGACACCGCGACCTCCCGGGAGGCGAGGACCGGCAGGAGGGTCGGGGCCTCGGCGGCGACCCGCCGGGAGGTCGCCTCCAGGCGGGCGCCGAGCCGGTTCGCGTACGCGAGCAGGAAGGACTGCCGGAAGGACTTGGTGCGCTTGCGGCCGCCCTTCCGCTGCTCCGCCTCCGCGCGGGTCATCGCCGCCGTGCCCTGCACGAGGAGCGAGGTGTACAGCAGCTCGACCGGGTCGAGGTCGGCCTCGAAGCCGACGACCGTCGAGAAGCCGTACGTCTCGTTCCACACGGCCCGGCAGTGGTTCGCGGTCGCCACCGCGTCGAGCAGGATCGCCTTCGCCTGCTCGTACGGGGGCTCCACGCCGATCCGGATCGCGCCGGGCGTCTGCGGCGACGGGGCGCCCGCCGCGAGGCCCGCCTCGTCGAGGCTGTGCCGGGCCATCAGCTCCTGCGCCTTCGCGGTCAGCGCCTCGGCCTCCTCCGGATAGCCGGTGGCCTCCGCCTTGGCGAGCAGCGCCCGGATCCGGGTGAGCATCCGCGGCTCCCCGACGGCCGCCGGCGGCAGGGTCTCGCCGGGTACGGGTCCCACCGCGTCGACCCGGGGCAGCCGGACCAGCAGCCGGTACAGCTCCAGGACGGCCGTCGCGTACGAGAAGCGGTCGGCGGGCCCGCCCGTCGCGTCGAGCGCGTCCAGCGCGTCGAGCTGTTCGCGCCAGCGCCGGGGCAGGGTCGCGTACCGGGCCGTCTCGGCGCGCACCAGCCCGCCGAGCAGCCGCAGATGTTCCTCCGCCAGCTCACGGCGGACCGTGCGGGCGAGGTCGGCGGGCTGCCAGCCGCGCTCCCACAGGGTCCGTACGAACTCCTCGCCGCGCCGCGCGAGACCGGCGTCGGCTCCCGGGTCGGCGGCGAGCAGGGACGCGG
The Streptomyces roseofulvus genome window above contains:
- a CDS encoding DUF2786 domain-containing protein, with translation MRDEARESTVERALRESLHARDDRSLDTAASLLAADPGADAGLARRGEEFVRTLWERGWQPADLARTVRRELAEEHLRLLGGLVRAETARYATLPRRWREQLDALDALDATGGPADRFSYATAVLELYRLLVRLPRVDAVGPVPGETLPPAAVGEPRMLTRIRALLAKAEATGYPEEAEALTAKAQELMARHSLDEAGLAAGAPSPQTPGAIRIGVEPPYEQAKAILLDAVATANHCRAVWNETYGFSTVVGFEADLDPVELLYTSLLVQGTAAMTRAEAEQRKGGRKRTKSFRQSFLLAYANRLGARLEATSRRVAAEAPTLLPVLASREVAVSARTDELFPETRATRVRAMWDEEGWNHGATAAESAALTPDRARLDRRRQD
- a CDS encoding FUSC family protein, producing MSWLRALRETARSGLTVERRRLAPAIAARGALGLALVIGFSLAFFGPAVAASSAFGAFQAAIATFQRSWRPRPTLALASGGSLAVSTFLGYLTGAHTLLFLALLLLWTFLSGLAWAAGPTAGLIASSNVAIMLVTVTLPTSVATAAGHAVMIFAGGVVQAALVVLLPVRPWGAQRDALADALAAEADYARRLRHDPVASFDPVPLMTARSAAAVTPRQARRRPAELHGPRRLAERIRPVLASLADPAVGAPAEGPQRDRVRELLAAAGEVLDAAAHAIRHGEPVRLPPAAVAALRTPDTGTILDDRSHRAALRLAALLGDVVETVEPRTETSPKAGPANGGTAPDPAAPDLAAPEPAAPDVAAPDPAAPDPAARDRAARDRVARDRAGPDPAAPDPAAGTRTRPTLLRLAPLALAAMRAEVRPGSPILRHALRVSAVTAAGYLLGLVLPLGHGYWAPMASVMVMRPDFSQTYARSVARFGGTLVGVALATAVVRTAHPGTYLSAGLAVLSAFGMYLLMRTGYAVSQVCVAAYVVFLLGMEGSGVSQTVRDRVTLTLLGGLLAMLGYALYPAWETPRLRGRLADWLAASGRYAAAVAARYADPAGPAGPDVREALLAARAARVAWQDALGRAGHEPVRHRGLSHAAAEDAGHAIAEFGRAAMLLEAHLPDRGAPPVPAAAGLAEALREATERGAQAVRERRAPAWDDLRETVAAWDTEVADPLLRKAARLLLAALDELSTALAAD